A single window of Sporosarcina sp. FSL W7-1349 DNA harbors:
- a CDS encoding FapA family protein: MLVENEYFELDVEGEQVLMRTKKNGFPLKSFDAITREHPRFRIDSFAILRKALTEPEEVHVVGSWLPEIEVAITQDRMKAQLVINIPIADFDQKKEKVIQQAEKLLDEAGIIHGRRPYWEDPYQPGEPIDAAIGTPPEKGKDAQIRYIEMPEKRPIIRDDGSADYYEMNFVTPIQEGQWLGEKIPPQEGIDGTDVLGHSIPSLRGHDAKLVYDRSSVHEVQEGDNIVLRAAHSGALEYTNGIVGVGKQLVIDGDVGPETGSISFNGTVIIRGTIIPGFSVTATGDISVEGNEGVTNAKEVLSSGGDIYIKGGVFGGGETVLEAQGDIFIKHANNCKLLGKNVHIGLYLIGTDVVADCVHVDKNKGKIIGGHIEALHLIECAIAGNSHERMTVLHARGTDKEGLYKEIQSLAKELKERRELVQRLEQHASQFQESGSRMAVQLEAYVKLKETLEENRSAILEMDQEIQLGMARIKQAVPPKIEVTKEAFPGVIIQVGSKSSTLHTSTNGVFEMADGVLNV, from the coding sequence TTGTTAGTCGAAAACGAATATTTCGAATTGGATGTTGAGGGAGAACAAGTTTTGATGCGCACCAAGAAGAACGGCTTTCCACTGAAATCATTTGATGCGATTACACGCGAACACCCGCGTTTCAGGATTGACTCCTTCGCAATATTACGGAAAGCGCTTACAGAACCAGAGGAGGTCCATGTGGTCGGTAGTTGGCTGCCGGAGATCGAGGTGGCGATTACACAAGACCGCATGAAGGCTCAGCTTGTGATCAATATTCCGATTGCTGATTTTGATCAAAAGAAAGAGAAAGTCATTCAACAGGCGGAAAAATTGCTCGATGAGGCCGGTATTATTCATGGGCGAAGACCTTATTGGGAGGATCCTTATCAGCCTGGCGAACCGATTGACGCAGCTATCGGGACTCCTCCTGAAAAAGGGAAGGACGCTCAAATCCGCTATATCGAAATGCCTGAGAAAAGACCGATCATCCGTGATGATGGATCCGCGGATTATTATGAGATGAATTTTGTGACCCCGATCCAAGAAGGGCAGTGGCTAGGGGAGAAAATACCTCCGCAGGAAGGGATTGATGGGACCGACGTACTGGGGCATTCCATTCCATCGTTAAGAGGACACGACGCTAAATTGGTCTATGACCGCTCGTCTGTCCATGAAGTCCAGGAAGGTGATAACATCGTGTTGCGGGCCGCCCATTCTGGTGCTTTGGAATATACGAACGGCATTGTCGGGGTAGGGAAGCAGCTTGTCATCGACGGAGATGTCGGTCCGGAAACGGGCTCTATTTCATTCAATGGTACCGTTATTATCCGGGGCACGATCATACCGGGTTTTTCTGTCACGGCAACGGGGGATATTTCGGTTGAAGGAAATGAAGGGGTCACCAATGCCAAAGAGGTGCTATCTTCCGGAGGGGATATTTATATTAAAGGGGGCGTCTTTGGCGGTGGGGAAACGGTTCTCGAGGCGCAAGGAGATATTTTTATCAAGCACGCAAATAATTGCAAGCTGTTAGGTAAAAACGTCCACATCGGTTTGTATTTGATCGGCACGGACGTCGTCGCGGACTGTGTGCATGTTGATAAGAACAAAGGAAAGATCATCGGCGGGCATATCGAGGCACTTCACCTGATCGAGTGTGCCATCGCTGGAAACAGTCATGAACGGATGACAGTCCTGCATGCCAGAGGGACGGATAAAGAAGGTCTCTATAAGGAAATCCAGTCCTTGGCGAAAGAATTGAAAGAGCGCCGGGAACTCGTGCAGCGGCTGGAGCAGCACGCCAGCCAATTCCAAGAATCCGGGAGCCGTATGGCAGTCCAGCTGGAGGCGTATGTGAAATTGAAAGAGACGCTGGAAGAGAATCGGAGCGCCATTTTAGAGATGGATCAGGAAATCCAGTTGGGGATGGCCAGGATTAAACAAGCCGTTCCACCGAAGATCGAAGTGACAAAAGAGGCGTTTCCGGGCGTAATTATCCAGGTTGGAAGCAAGTCCTCCACACTGCATACTTCAACAAATGGCGTTTTTGAAATGGCTGACGGGGTGTTGAATGTCTAA
- a CDS encoding sigma 54-interacting transcriptional regulator yields MQNVLIVGAGEGGSVLLNLLLHHESMNVIAIVDTNNEAPGIQRAQELGVPYGPDWRPFLSDRVHIIFDVTGDELVFPQLIEARQDHSVVIPRSVVNLLVQLLEKNNTYIKRIRGEMHKQQMVFDSIEEGMIGINRNGQIDFINKSASKMTGIRIEDAVGRPINEVIPMSNLLAVYESGKAEMNRELVLGNGLKIVTSRYPLFNNTGDKVGAFAVFKDISEVVALAEEVTGLNEMKTMLEAIIHSSDDAISVVDEHGNGILINPAYTRITGLTEEEIIGKPASEDIIEGESIHMKVLQTKKPIRGVSMRIGENSRDVIVNVAPIIVDQEVKGSVGVIHDITEMRSLMNELAEARTIIRKLEETYTFDDIYGSSHELEISVEQAKLAARSSLPVLLRGEVGTGKELFAHAIHSGSERKSNKIVRVNCSAIHSSRLEAEIFGQEELSGLGKWEVTEGLIGDAENGTLFLDEVAELPLLIQQKLATFVTKGAVMRKGGTEPVQYDVRIITASSRNLEKAMQQGEFLEELYYPLNRIAIHVPPLRSRKSDIPEITGRILEKLNRELGMNVGEITEEAMKHLQQHDWPGNVRELENVLSRAMIYMEPGGSVLELENVVKSLSSRENKEVETSLLDTNTLASIMEDYEKTILDTALKENGGNKSLTANRLGISLRSLYYKLEKYDLI; encoded by the coding sequence TTGCAAAACGTTCTTATAGTTGGGGCAGGGGAAGGTGGATCCGTCCTACTGAACCTTCTCTTACACCATGAATCCATGAATGTGATTGCAATTGTCGATACAAACAACGAAGCACCCGGGATACAGCGTGCGCAGGAATTGGGCGTCCCCTACGGACCGGATTGGCGGCCTTTCCTGTCGGATCGTGTTCATATCATCTTTGATGTGACGGGGGACGAATTGGTCTTTCCTCAACTGATTGAGGCCAGGCAGGATCATTCTGTCGTCATTCCAAGATCTGTTGTCAATCTGCTCGTCCAATTGCTTGAAAAAAACAATACATATATAAAGCGGATACGCGGGGAAATGCATAAACAGCAGATGGTCTTTGATTCGATCGAAGAAGGGATGATCGGGATCAATCGCAATGGCCAAATCGACTTCATTAATAAAAGCGCTTCCAAGATGACGGGAATCCGAATTGAGGATGCCGTTGGAAGACCTATTAACGAAGTGATTCCTATGTCCAATTTGCTAGCTGTCTATGAAAGTGGAAAAGCGGAGATGAATCGGGAACTGGTTCTTGGCAACGGGTTGAAAATCGTCACCTCTCGCTATCCATTATTCAACAATACGGGAGATAAAGTGGGTGCTTTCGCCGTATTCAAGGATATTTCGGAAGTCGTGGCGCTTGCCGAAGAAGTGACCGGTCTCAATGAGATGAAAACGATGTTGGAAGCAATCATCCATTCGAGCGATGATGCGATTTCGGTCGTTGACGAGCATGGGAACGGCATTCTCATCAATCCAGCGTATACGAGGATTACGGGGCTGACGGAGGAGGAAATCATCGGGAAGCCGGCATCCGAGGATATCATCGAAGGGGAAAGCATCCATATGAAGGTGCTGCAAACCAAAAAACCGATCCGTGGCGTGAGTATGAGGATTGGCGAGAATAGCCGGGATGTTATTGTCAATGTAGCTCCGATTATCGTAGATCAGGAAGTGAAGGGCAGTGTCGGCGTCATTCACGACATAACGGAGATGCGCAGCTTGATGAATGAGCTGGCAGAGGCCCGCACGATCATCAGAAAATTGGAAGAAACATACACATTCGATGATATTTATGGAAGTTCGCATGAATTGGAAATTTCCGTCGAGCAGGCGAAGCTTGCCGCCCGGTCGTCCTTGCCGGTTCTGCTGCGTGGGGAAGTCGGTACCGGCAAAGAGCTGTTTGCCCATGCCATTCATAGCGGCAGCGAACGGAAGTCGAATAAAATTGTACGCGTGAACTGTTCCGCGATTCACTCATCCCGGTTGGAAGCTGAAATTTTCGGCCAAGAGGAACTGAGCGGCTTGGGAAAATGGGAAGTGACGGAAGGTTTGATCGGGGATGCGGAAAACGGAACTTTATTTTTGGATGAAGTTGCAGAGTTGCCGCTTTTAATTCAACAGAAGTTGGCTACTTTCGTAACGAAGGGGGCCGTCATGAGAAAAGGGGGCACCGAACCGGTCCAGTATGATGTACGGATCATAACGGCCAGCTCTCGGAACTTGGAAAAAGCGATGCAGCAAGGAGAGTTCCTCGAAGAGCTGTATTATCCGCTCAATCGGATCGCGATCCATGTCCCTCCGCTTCGCTCCAGGAAATCGGATATCCCCGAAATTACCGGGCGAATCCTCGAAAAGTTGAATCGGGAGTTGGGCATGAATGTCGGTGAAATTACAGAGGAAGCGATGAAGCACCTCCAGCAGCATGATTGGCCGGGAAATGTGCGGGAATTGGAGAATGTGCTCAGCCGGGCGATGATCTATATGGAGCCGGGCGGATCGGTTCTCGAACTAGAAAATGTGGTTAAATCCCTTTCGTCTAGGGAAAATAAAGAGGTAGAAACGTCCCTGCTGGATACGAATACGCTTGCATCGATCATGGAGGATTATGAAAAAACAATTCTCGATACGGCGCTCAAGGAAAATGGCGGAAACAAGTCGTTGACGGCAAACCGGCTCGGCATTTCGCTACGTTCCCTTTATTACAAATTGGAGAAATATGACTTGATCTGA
- a CDS encoding DUF2627 domain-containing protein produces MARLVAFIVLLIPGLIAAWGIKLMRDTLFGILYSPIPFGWLQFLIGFIMMAGGIGFFAGFLLRRDRRTGRVQERFKQK; encoded by the coding sequence ATGGCGCGCCTAGTGGCTTTTATCGTTCTGCTGATCCCTGGCCTGATTGCAGCCTGGGGCATCAAATTGATGAGGGATACACTGTTCGGCATTTTGTATTCGCCGATTCCGTTCGGATGGTTGCAATTTTTGATCGGTTTCATCATGATGGCTGGAGGAATCGGATTCTTTGCAGGTTTCCTTCTACGTCGGGACCGGAGAACGGGTCGAGTGCAAGAACGTTTTAAACAAAAATGA
- the lpdA gene encoding dihydrolipoyl dehydrogenase yields the protein MAQEYDVVILGGGTGGYVAAIRAAQLGLKTALVEKGKLGGTCLHKGCIPSKALLKSAEVYDMAKNKAAEFGVDTADVALNFAKVQERKEKIVKQLYNGVQALMKKGKIDIYEGLGRMLGPSIFSPMPGTISVEMNSGEENEMLVLKNLVIATGSRPRTLPGLEIDEEQVMSSDGALSMKALPKSMLVVGGGVIGIEWASMLHDFGVEVTVLEYADRIIPTEDEDISKEMQKLLGQKGIRFVTGAKVLPETLVKAEGKVSISAEVDGEQVEYSAEKMLVSVGRQANVEGIGIENTEIEIENGTIRTKPTFQTKESHIYAIGDVIGGLQLAHVASHEGIAAIEHIAGLKREPFDYTKISRCIYSSPEASSVGLTEKQARERGFDVKVGKFPFMAIGKALVNGNADGFVKIVADQSSNDILGVHMIGSHVTDLISEAGLAMVLDATPWEVASTIHPHPSLSEVMGEAALAVDGLAIHM from the coding sequence ATGGCACAAGAATACGACGTCGTCATTTTGGGTGGCGGCACCGGGGGCTATGTGGCAGCCATCCGCGCAGCCCAGTTAGGATTAAAAACTGCGCTCGTTGAAAAAGGGAAGCTTGGGGGTACCTGCCTTCATAAAGGATGCATCCCGAGCAAAGCATTGCTGAAGAGCGCGGAAGTTTATGATATGGCCAAAAATAAGGCCGCCGAATTTGGAGTGGATACTGCAGACGTCGCGCTTAATTTTGCAAAGGTGCAGGAACGGAAAGAAAAAATAGTCAAGCAATTGTATAACGGCGTCCAGGCATTGATGAAAAAAGGGAAAATTGACATCTATGAAGGGCTTGGAAGAATGCTCGGCCCATCGATCTTCTCGCCGATGCCGGGAACGATATCCGTTGAAATGAATAGCGGGGAAGAAAATGAAATGCTCGTGTTGAAGAATTTGGTCATTGCGACGGGATCCAGGCCAAGGACGTTGCCAGGACTCGAAATCGACGAAGAGCAGGTCATGTCATCGGATGGGGCTCTATCGATGAAAGCGCTTCCAAAATCAATGCTTGTCGTCGGAGGCGGTGTAATCGGCATCGAGTGGGCTTCCATGCTTCATGATTTCGGAGTGGAAGTGACCGTCTTGGAATACGCGGACCGCATCATCCCGACGGAAGATGAAGACATTTCCAAAGAAATGCAGAAGCTGCTTGGCCAAAAAGGCATCCGATTCGTCACGGGCGCCAAGGTGCTGCCGGAAACCCTCGTCAAAGCAGAGGGAAAGGTGTCGATTTCCGCGGAAGTCGACGGAGAGCAGGTCGAATACAGCGCCGAGAAAATGCTTGTGTCGGTCGGTCGCCAAGCGAATGTCGAGGGCATTGGAATCGAGAATACCGAGATTGAAATCGAAAATGGAACGATCCGGACAAAGCCAACTTTCCAAACGAAAGAAAGTCATATTTACGCAATCGGGGATGTCATCGGCGGTCTTCAGCTGGCGCATGTCGCCTCCCATGAAGGGATTGCGGCCATCGAACATATCGCCGGATTGAAGCGTGAGCCGTTCGATTATACGAAAATCTCCCGCTGCATCTATTCTAGTCCGGAAGCGTCCAGTGTCGGATTAACGGAGAAGCAGGCGAGGGAACGAGGATTTGACGTTAAGGTCGGGAAATTCCCGTTCATGGCAATCGGCAAAGCGCTTGTGAATGGCAATGCGGACGGATTCGTTAAGATTGTTGCCGATCAGTCCTCCAATGACATTTTGGGAGTCCATATGATCGGTTCCCATGTCACTGATTTGATTTCCGAAGCGGGGTTGGCAATGGTGCTCGATGCGACGCCTTGGGAAGTCGCTTCCACGATCCATCCGCATCCTTCCCTGTCAGAAGTGATGGGAGAAGCTGCTTTGGCAGTGGATGGCTTGGCAATTCATATGTAA
- a CDS encoding glycerophosphodiester phosphodiesterase — MSNPLILAHRGASSVRFENTMAAFERAYEDGADGIELDVQVTEDGIPIVIHDPDFARVAGIRRSVSSVTGVEVEAFRVGKRFFRILMGHPIPTLLETVTFCHQRNLVLNVELKETVSESPDSIGRILSDLSILEHVHISSFDYGVLEKVKQLDPEMETAYLLRKKGVDWDRLDRYQCADGFHLHKRLLKEPYLGKLMATGKVLRVYGVTGNEPMTFQPPSYIGGWITDFPKRFINRKRT, encoded by the coding sequence ATGTCTAATCCGCTTATTCTGGCGCATCGCGGAGCATCCAGTGTGCGGTTTGAAAACACGATGGCTGCCTTCGAAAGGGCGTACGAGGACGGAGCCGACGGAATTGAATTGGACGTCCAAGTGACGGAGGATGGGATTCCCATTGTCATCCATGATCCCGACTTTGCCAGAGTAGCCGGGATCCGGAGAAGTGTGTCTTCGGTAACCGGTGTGGAAGTGGAGGCATTCCGGGTCGGGAAGCGTTTTTTTCGGATCTTAATGGGGCATCCGATTCCAACGTTACTGGAAACCGTTACGTTTTGCCATCAACGGAATTTGGTCCTCAATGTGGAGCTAAAAGAGACAGTTTCGGAAAGCCCCGATTCAATTGGCCGTATTCTCTCCGATCTGTCCATATTGGAGCATGTCCATATTTCTTCCTTTGACTATGGCGTATTGGAAAAGGTGAAACAACTGGATCCAGAGATGGAGACAGCTTATTTACTGCGAAAAAAAGGGGTCGACTGGGATCGGTTGGACCGGTACCAATGTGCGGATGGGTTCCATCTGCATAAACGGCTTCTAAAAGAGCCTTATCTTGGAAAATTGATGGCCACCGGGAAAGTGCTCCGCGTTTATGGTGTGACGGGGAATGAGCCGATGACCTTCCAGCCGCCTTCCTATATCGGGGGATGGATCACCGATTTTCCAAAGCGCTTCATAAACCGAAAAAGAACCTAG
- the spo0A gene encoding sporulation transcription factor Spo0A, with protein sequence MEKVRIAIADDNKELVKTMVTYFEKHPEIEILWMAHNGNECLTKMEENVPDVLLLDIIMPHLDGIAVLETLNGRGTMPNVIMLTAFGQEDVMTHAATLGASYFMLKPFEFDRLVQQIFKVAGTAKPAPPLVQNSSTIESDGAVSQKVLDTTITSIIKEIGVPAHIKGYAFLREAIQKVYTDADLLGSVTKVLYPEIAEKYNTTPSRVERAIRHAIEVAWNRGNYEVISKMFGYTVHHLKSKPTNSEFIAMIADKIRLEHMAS encoded by the coding sequence TGTGAAAACGATGGTCACGTATTTTGAGAAGCACCCGGAAATTGAAATTCTTTGGATGGCGCATAACGGAAATGAATGCTTGACGAAAATGGAAGAAAACGTCCCGGACGTTTTATTGCTAGATATCATCATGCCGCATCTGGATGGCATCGCGGTTCTCGAAACATTGAATGGACGGGGGACGATGCCGAATGTCATCATGCTGACCGCTTTCGGACAGGAAGACGTCATGACCCATGCGGCTACGTTAGGCGCTTCCTATTTCATGTTGAAACCATTTGAGTTCGACCGGCTTGTCCAACAAATTTTCAAAGTGGCTGGCACAGCGAAGCCGGCACCGCCGCTTGTACAGAACAGCAGCACCATAGAGAGCGACGGGGCTGTCAGCCAAAAAGTGCTCGATACGACGATTACTTCCATCATCAAAGAAATTGGTGTTCCCGCTCATATTAAAGGGTATGCTTTTTTGCGTGAAGCCATCCAGAAAGTATATACAGATGCCGATTTGCTAGGCTCGGTCACTAAAGTACTCTATCCGGAAATAGCGGAGAAATATAATACGACACCTTCCCGCGTGGAACGGGCGATTCGACATGCCATCGAAGTGGCTTGGAATCGAGGCAACTATGAAGTCATTTCCAAAATGTTCGGCTACACCGTCCATCATTTGAAAAGCAAGCCTACCAATAGTGAGTTCATAGCGATGATTGCAGACAAGATCCGTTTGGAGCATATGGCAAGCTAA
- a CDS encoding thiamine pyrophosphate-dependent dehydrogenase E1 component subunit alpha: MAKTRHEELGLTNEDVLQIYKTMVMARRLDERMWLLNRAGKIPFVISCQGQEAAQVGAAFALDDKKDWIAPYYRDMGVVLHFGMTPQELMLSAFAKAEDPNSGGRQMPGHFGQRKNRILTGSSPVTTQLPHAVGVALAAKMKGEDFITFVTLGEGSSNQGDFHEGMNFAGVHKLPTVVMVENNKYAISVPVEKQLACEHVADRAVAYGMPGVTIDGTDPLEVYKVVKEAADRARSGEGPSLVEAVCYRLTAHSSDDDHRLYRDAEELAEERKLDPIPKFAAYLKEAGVLSNELEKEIDEEIMKTVNEATDYAENAPYAAPEDALLHVYAEEGGVE; the protein is encoded by the coding sequence ATGGCAAAAACACGTCATGAAGAGCTTGGTTTGACGAATGAAGATGTGCTCCAAATATATAAGACGATGGTGATGGCACGGCGCTTGGATGAACGGATGTGGCTGTTGAACCGCGCCGGAAAGATCCCGTTCGTCATCTCATGCCAAGGTCAAGAAGCGGCACAGGTAGGAGCGGCATTCGCCTTGGACGATAAAAAGGACTGGATTGCACCGTATTACCGGGATATGGGGGTCGTCCTCCATTTTGGCATGACGCCGCAAGAGCTGATGCTGTCCGCATTCGCCAAAGCGGAGGACCCGAACTCGGGTGGACGTCAGATGCCTGGCCATTTCGGACAACGGAAAAACCGGATTCTGACGGGATCTTCTCCTGTTACGACGCAACTCCCGCACGCGGTTGGTGTGGCGCTTGCGGCGAAAATGAAAGGGGAGGACTTCATCACGTTTGTGACGCTTGGTGAAGGTTCATCCAACCAAGGGGATTTCCACGAAGGCATGAACTTTGCGGGCGTCCATAAGTTGCCGACGGTCGTCATGGTGGAGAACAATAAATATGCGATTTCCGTTCCGGTGGAAAAGCAGCTTGCTTGCGAACATGTTGCGGACCGGGCCGTTGCCTATGGCATGCCGGGGGTCACTATCGACGGAACCGATCCGCTCGAAGTATACAAAGTTGTCAAGGAAGCGGCAGACCGGGCCCGGAGCGGAGAAGGGCCGAGTCTTGTGGAAGCGGTATGCTATCGTCTGACCGCCCACTCGTCGGACGACGACCATCGGCTGTACCGGGATGCCGAAGAGCTAGCGGAGGAGCGGAAACTTGATCCAATCCCGAAATTCGCGGCCTATTTGAAAGAGGCGGGCGTCCTGTCCAATGAACTTGAAAAGGAAATCGATGAAGAGATCATGAAAACGGTGAATGAAGCGACGGACTACGCGGAAAACGCACCATACGCCGCGCCTGAGGATGCGCTTCTCCATGTGTATGCCGAGGAAGGGGGAGTCGAATAA
- the bcd gene encoding branched-chain amino acid dehydrogenase: protein MEIFKRLEEHDYEQLVICQDKTSGLKAIIAIHDTTLGPALGGARMWTYESEEAAIEDALRLARGMTYKNAAAGLNLGGGKTVIIGDPRTDKNDEMFRAFGRYIEGLNGRYITAEDVGTTEEDMDLIHLETDYVAGTSAADSGSSGNPSPVTAFGIYKGMKAAAKEAFGDDSLAGKTIAVQGVGNVAYSLCEYLHEEGAKLIVTDINEESVQRAVEAFGATAVGIDEIYSQEADIFAPCALGAVINDETIPQLKVKVIAGSANNQLKDPSHGDQLHEMGIVYAPDYVINSGGVINVADELDGYNRERALKRVATIYDTIEKIFAISKRDNIPSYVAADRLAEERIARVAKVRSQFLQNEKSVLSRR from the coding sequence ATGGAAATCTTCAAAAGACTGGAAGAACATGACTACGAACAATTGGTGATCTGCCAGGACAAAACGTCTGGCCTCAAAGCGATCATAGCGATCCATGACACGACACTCGGCCCTGCCCTTGGCGGCGCCCGCATGTGGACGTATGAAAGTGAAGAAGCGGCGATCGAAGACGCTCTTCGCTTGGCACGGGGGATGACGTATAAAAATGCTGCAGCGGGACTCAATCTCGGCGGAGGGAAAACCGTCATCATCGGCGATCCGCGGACCGATAAAAACGACGAAATGTTCCGCGCGTTCGGCCGCTATATCGAAGGGTTAAATGGCCGCTATATCACTGCGGAAGACGTGGGGACTACGGAAGAGGATATGGACTTGATCCATTTGGAAACCGATTATGTCGCGGGAACATCCGCAGCGGATTCGGGTTCATCCGGAAACCCTTCCCCTGTAACGGCTTTCGGTATATACAAAGGCATGAAAGCGGCTGCCAAGGAAGCATTCGGAGATGATTCGCTGGCAGGAAAAACGATTGCTGTCCAAGGTGTCGGGAATGTCGCCTACTCATTATGCGAATATTTGCATGAGGAAGGCGCCAAACTGATTGTCACTGACATTAACGAAGAATCGGTCCAACGGGCAGTGGAGGCGTTTGGTGCAACGGCGGTCGGCATCGATGAGATCTATTCGCAGGAAGCGGACATTTTCGCCCCTTGTGCACTCGGTGCCGTCATCAATGATGAAACCATTCCGCAATTGAAAGTGAAAGTGATTGCGGGATCGGCGAACAACCAATTGAAAGATCCTTCCCATGGAGATCAACTCCATGAAATGGGCATTGTCTATGCACCGGACTACGTTATCAATTCCGGCGGCGTCATCAATGTTGCCGATGAACTGGATGGCTATAACCGGGAACGGGCATTGAAACGGGTAGCAACTATATATGACACCATTGAAAAGATCTTCGCCATTTCAAAACGGGACAACATCCCGTCCTACGTCGCTGCAGACCGCTTAGCGGAAGAACGGATTGCACGTGTTGCAAAAGTTCGCAGCCAATTTTTGCAAAATGAAAAAAGCGTCCTATCGAGACGATAA
- a CDS encoding alpha-ketoacid dehydrogenase subunit beta gives MAVLSYIDAITLAMKEEMERDENVFVLGEDVGRKGGVFKATTGLYDQFGEYRALDTPLAESAIAGVGIGAAMYGMRPIAEMQFADFIMPAVNQIVSEAAKIRYRSNNDWSCPIVFRAPFGGGIHGALYHSQSVESMFASTPGLKVVIPSTPYDAKGLLKAAIRDDDPVLFFEHKRAYRLIKGEVPDEEYVLPIGKADVKREGDDITIITYGLCVHFALQAAERLAEDGISAHILDLRTIYPLDKEAIIEAASKTGKVLLVTEDNLEGSVLSEVSAIIAENCLFELDAPIKRLAGPDIPAMPYAPTMEKFFMVNPDKVEKAARELAEF, from the coding sequence ATGGCCGTATTATCCTATATCGATGCCATCACGTTGGCGATGAAAGAAGAGATGGAACGGGATGAAAATGTCTTTGTTCTTGGAGAAGACGTAGGGCGGAAAGGCGGCGTCTTCAAAGCGACGACCGGGCTCTATGATCAATTCGGCGAATATCGCGCTCTCGATACTCCTCTAGCGGAGTCGGCCATCGCGGGAGTCGGAATCGGTGCGGCAATGTATGGCATGCGTCCGATCGCCGAGATGCAGTTCGCGGATTTCATCATGCCGGCTGTCAATCAAATCGTTTCCGAAGCTGCCAAAATCCGGTATCGGTCGAATAATGACTGGTCTTGTCCGATCGTCTTCCGTGCTCCTTTCGGCGGGGGGATCCATGGCGCCCTGTATCATTCACAATCGGTGGAATCGATGTTCGCGAGCACGCCGGGGTTGAAAGTCGTCATTCCTTCAACGCCATACGACGCGAAAGGATTGTTGAAAGCCGCCATCCGTGATGATGATCCGGTCCTGTTCTTTGAACATAAGCGCGCCTACCGTCTCATCAAAGGGGAAGTCCCGGATGAGGAGTACGTCCTACCGATCGGCAAAGCGGATGTCAAACGCGAAGGCGACGATATTACGATTATTACGTACGGATTATGCGTGCATTTTGCATTGCAGGCAGCAGAACGGTTGGCGGAAGATGGCATATCTGCGCATATTCTCGATTTACGCACCATTTATCCGCTTGATAAAGAAGCGATCATCGAAGCGGCGTCCAAGACAGGGAAAGTGCTGCTCGTGACGGAAGACAATCTGGAAGGCAGCGTCCTGAGCGAAGTGTCGGCTATCATCGCAGAAAATTGCTTGTTCGAACTCGATGCGCCGATCAAACGGTTAGCCGGTCCGGATATCCCGGCCATGCCGTATGCACCGACAATGGAGAAATTCTTCATGGTCAATCCCGATAAAGTCGAAAAAGCTGCAAGGGAACTTGCGGAATTTTAA